One candidate division KSB1 bacterium DNA segment encodes these proteins:
- a CDS encoding DoxX family protein gives MSEDKFTSLQKVALVILRVLIGWHFLYEGVAKLLKGNWSAAGYLSQSRGFLAPFFHWIVDTPTVLAVVNQMNIWGLIAIGLGLIVGCLTRWAAYAGMLLIALYYLANPPFVGFYYSIPMEGNYLIVNKNLVEMAALFVIAITPNGRWAGLDYLLHKWFCRNK, from the coding sequence ATGTCGGAAGATAAATTTACCTCTCTGCAAAAGGTCGCGCTGGTAATACTGCGCGTCCTGATCGGCTGGCATTTTCTGTACGAAGGCGTCGCCAAACTGCTGAAAGGCAACTGGTCGGCGGCAGGATATCTGAGTCAGTCCCGCGGCTTTCTTGCGCCCTTTTTCCACTGGATCGTCGATACCCCTACGGTGCTTGCGGTGGTCAATCAGATGAATATTTGGGGATTGATTGCCATCGGCCTGGGATTGATCGTCGGCTGTCTGACCCGCTGGGCTGCTTATGCCGGCATGCTGCTGATCGCCCTCTATTATCTCGCCAATCCGCCTTTCGTCGGTTTTTACTATTCCATACCCATGGAAGGCAATTATCTGATCGTCAACAAAAATTTGGTGGAAATGGCGGCGCTTTTTGTGATAGCCATTACACCGAACGGCCGCTGGGCGGGCTTGGATTATCTGCTGCACAAGTGGTTCTGCCGAAATAAATAA
- a CDS encoding Gfo/Idh/MocA family oxidoreductase, protein MKTLRTAIIGTGKVAHHHAKALRQAPSSRFVAAWNRTFERAEAFAKEYGVTPYRDLEEMIAREKIDVVTVCTTHPTHADVSIAAMRAGAHVLVEKPLASSLQDCDRMITVARELGKKLGMISQRRLYPPVQRMRRAIDEGKIGEPVLGIVTVLGWRDERYYAADSWRGTWKDEGGGVLVNQTPHQLDILQWLMGPIQEVYGLWANLNHPYIEVEDTAVAVLQFANGGLGSIVVSNAQNPALHGRVHIFGRNGAAIGAQTDGGAMFIAGIPASIEAPYNDLWTIPGEESLQAVWKKEDESFFAKIDPTIYFHALQIEDFCQAVLNDRPPMVPAEEGRKTVEIFTAVYRSMRDRKPVWFPVMPEDGPDFDGRLMQKNN, encoded by the coding sequence ATGAAAACTCTCCGAACCGCCATTATCGGCACCGGCAAAGTCGCCCATCATCATGCCAAAGCCCTGAGGCAGGCGCCTTCCTCACGTTTTGTCGCCGCCTGGAACCGAACGTTCGAACGGGCCGAGGCCTTTGCAAAAGAGTACGGCGTCACTCCTTACCGCGATCTCGAAGAAATGATCGCGCGCGAAAAAATCGACGTGGTGACGGTATGCACCACGCATCCCACGCACGCCGACGTCTCGATTGCGGCTATGCGTGCAGGCGCCCATGTCCTGGTCGAAAAGCCTCTGGCGTCCTCGCTGCAGGATTGTGACCGCATGATTACCGTCGCTCGAGAGTTAGGCAAAAAGCTCGGCATGATCAGTCAGAGGCGTCTTTACCCGCCGGTGCAGCGCATGCGTCGCGCCATCGACGAGGGCAAGATCGGCGAGCCGGTGCTCGGCATAGTGACCGTGCTCGGTTGGCGGGATGAGCGCTACTACGCCGCGGATTCGTGGCGGGGAACCTGGAAAGATGAAGGCGGCGGCGTGCTGGTCAACCAAACGCCGCATCAATTGGACATTCTGCAGTGGCTGATGGGACCGATCCAGGAGGTTTACGGACTTTGGGCAAACCTTAACCATCCTTACATTGAGGTCGAAGACACGGCGGTTGCCGTGCTTCAGTTTGCCAACGGCGGCCTCGGCAGCATCGTGGTCAGTAACGCGCAGAATCCGGCTCTTCACGGGCGGGTGCATATTTTCGGCAGAAACGGCGCTGCGATCGGCGCGCAAACGGACGGCGGCGCCATGTTCATCGCCGGCATACCGGCCTCCATCGAAGCGCCTTACAACGATCTGTGGACGATTCCCGGTGAGGAATCTCTACAGGCCGTTTGGAAAAAAGAAGATGAATCCTTTTTTGCGAAAATCGATCCAACTATATATTTTCATGCTCTGCAGATCGAGGATTTTTGCCAAGCCGTTCTGAATGATCGTCCCCCGATGGTACCGGCAGAGGAAGGCCGGAAAACCGTGGAAATTTTTACGGCCGTTTACCGCAGCATGCGGGACCGAAAACCGGTATGGTTTCCGGTCATGCCGGAAGACGGGCCGGATTTTGACGGCAGGCTGATGCAGAAAAATAATTGA
- a CDS encoding galactitol-1-phosphate 5-dehydrogenase produces the protein MKALVLRDYRKLVYQDVEDPVPADDEVLVRIKACGICGSDVHGWDGSTGRRIPPLIMGHEAAGVIVAVGRNVRNWRIGERVTFDSTVYRLDDWYTRRGRYNLSDGRRVLGVSTPEYRRNGAFAELLNVPQHILYRLPENVSFEQAALVEPFAVAFHAVRLTPLELGEAVVVVGAGVIGLCLIRALRLRGCGSIWAVDIDASRLHLAREFGADQAFLAEDPALFESIRAQTEGRGADAAFEAVGISSSFQTAVACVRRGATITLVGNLAQKIDLPLQAVVTQELRLQGSCAIAGEYPAVLAKLASGDLLADRLISVCAPLAEGAAWFERLHRKEPGLLKVVLFP, from the coding sequence TTGAAGGCGCTCGTTCTGAGAGACTATCGCAAATTGGTATACCAGGATGTCGAAGATCCGGTGCCTGCCGACGATGAGGTATTGGTGCGCATAAAGGCCTGCGGCATTTGCGGCAGCGACGTGCACGGCTGGGACGGCTCAACCGGTCGCCGCATTCCGCCGCTGATCATGGGACATGAGGCGGCGGGCGTCATTGTCGCGGTGGGTCGAAACGTACGCAATTGGCGGATCGGCGAGCGCGTGACGTTCGACTCGACCGTATATCGGCTCGACGACTGGTACACGCGGCGCGGCCGGTACAACTTGAGCGACGGTCGGCGCGTGCTCGGCGTCTCAACGCCCGAGTATCGCCGCAACGGCGCTTTTGCCGAGCTGCTCAACGTCCCGCAGCACATTCTCTATCGATTACCGGAAAATGTCTCTTTTGAACAGGCGGCGCTGGTCGAGCCGTTTGCCGTCGCCTTTCATGCCGTTCGTTTGACGCCGCTGGAGCTCGGCGAGGCCGTCGTGGTTGTCGGCGCCGGTGTGATCGGCCTTTGTTTAATTCGTGCCTTGCGCCTGCGCGGCTGCGGCTCCATTTGGGCCGTCGACATCGACGCTTCCCGCCTGCATCTCGCGCGCGAATTCGGCGCCGATCAGGCCTTTCTTGCCGAGGATCCGGCTCTCTTTGAGTCCATCCGTGCGCAAACCGAAGGCCGAGGCGCCGATGCGGCTTTTGAGGCCGTCGGCATTTCCTCTTCCTTTCAAACCGCCGTTGCCTGCGTGCGGCGCGGTGCAACGATTACCCTGGTGGGAAATCTTGCGCAAAAGATCGATTTACCTCTTCAGGCGGTAGTAACGCAGGAACTGAGGCTGCAGGGAAGCTGCGCTATAGCCGGCGAATACCCTGCCGTTCTTGCCAAGCTCGCTTCCGGCGACCTCTTGGCCGATCGTTTGATCTCTGTTTGCGCACCGCTTGCCGAAGGCGCGGCTTGGTTCGAACGGCTCCATCGTAAAGAGCCGGGATTGCTGAAGGTTGTTTTATTCCCATAG
- a CDS encoding MBL fold metallo-hydrolase, with amino-acid sequence MKRFLFFIGLPFLLYGQILKIHTHDGAVHEYQIAEIDSITFGSRAGTLKWLGHASVKIKSNEGIVIYIDPFAGTDYSEPADLILVTHGHNDHNQVQKVAKKGDCRIVSAPGANVGGVKMAAGDSTEVKGIKIRAVEAYNNNHPRGSGVGFVLEINGIKLYHAGDTGKIPEMAALAALHLDYALLPIDGVYNMSPAEAMAAAEVIRAKRVIPIHVAPSNASATEKQKNIDKFTPLNKLILKEGDTIYL; translated from the coding sequence ATGAAGCGGTTCCTTTTCTTTATCGGCCTGCCGTTTTTATTGTACGGCCAGATTCTTAAAATTCATACGCATGACGGTGCGGTCCACGAATATCAGATCGCGGAAATCGATTCGATTACTTTCGGCAGTCGCGCTGGAACGCTCAAATGGCTGGGGCATGCAAGCGTGAAAATCAAGTCCAATGAAGGGATCGTCATTTATATTGATCCTTTTGCCGGAACGGATTATAGCGAACCGGCGGATCTCATTCTGGTTACGCACGGCCATAATGACCATAATCAGGTACAGAAAGTCGCCAAAAAAGGGGATTGCCGAATTGTTTCCGCGCCCGGCGCGAATGTAGGCGGGGTCAAGATGGCGGCCGGCGACAGCACGGAGGTAAAAGGGATTAAAATTCGCGCCGTTGAAGCGTACAACAACAACCATCCGCGCGGCAGCGGGGTGGGGTTTGTTCTGGAGATCAACGGCATAAAGCTGTACCATGCCGGTGACACCGGAAAAATCCCCGAAATGGCCGCTTTGGCGGCTTTACATCTCGATTACGCCCTGCTGCCGATCGACGGCGTTTACAATATGAGCCCTGCCGAGGCAATGGCCGCGGCAGAGGTAATCCGGGCAAAGAGGGTTATTCCAATCCATGTTGCCCCTTCGAATGCAAGCGCGACAGAAAAGCAGAAAAATATCGACAAATTCACCCCGCTCAATAAATTGATTCTGAAAGAAGGCGACACGATTTACTTATAA
- a CDS encoding MFS transporter, giving the protein MELTATVSSNSLLRNRNLQVIFLVTLMAVLGVSSLTPVLPKIAAELHVPLSSIGLLITMFTLPGTVLTPIWGVAADRLGRKSVLIPALVLFGLAGAACFWARTFRSLLYLRFFQGIGAAALGALNVTIIGDLFSGRERIAAMGYNASVLSIATAAYPFLGGLLSSFAWRLPLLLPLLALPIALAAAFRLESPKQVSSDNFSAYLHGAVKGIANRQALFYFFCALFVFILLYGPYLTFLPILLSQRFQAEPFKIGLLFSGMSISNAITSSQTGRLAARFTEKKLLTFSFLFYAAALFIIPFLPSFKWIILPIVVYGIAQGLGLPSLQTLLTAAAPFEYRAAFMSLYGTVLRIGQTLGPVLAGLSYSAGGIRMPFWCGAVCAAAVFIVLVLSKKPKIPLWRKTG; this is encoded by the coding sequence ATGGAGTTGACGGCAACTGTTTCATCCAACTCGCTGCTCCGCAACCGCAATCTGCAAGTGATTTTTCTCGTCACTCTCATGGCCGTATTAGGCGTTTCTTCACTGACACCGGTTCTACCCAAGATTGCCGCTGAACTCCATGTTCCATTATCTTCCATCGGACTGCTGATCACAATGTTCACTCTTCCGGGCACGGTTTTGACGCCCATTTGGGGAGTCGCCGCCGATCGACTCGGCCGGAAAAGCGTCCTGATCCCGGCACTGGTTCTATTCGGTCTTGCCGGTGCTGCATGCTTTTGGGCGAGAACGTTTCGATCGCTTTTATATTTGCGATTTTTTCAAGGCATCGGCGCCGCCGCTCTGGGGGCTTTAAATGTAACGATCATCGGCGATCTGTTTTCGGGGCGGGAACGCATCGCCGCCATGGGCTATAACGCAAGCGTGCTGAGCATCGCTACAGCCGCCTATCCTTTTCTCGGAGGCTTACTCAGCAGTTTTGCCTGGCGGCTGCCTTTGCTGCTGCCGCTGCTCGCTCTGCCGATAGCCCTCGCGGCAGCTTTCCGCCTCGAAAGCCCAAAGCAAGTATCCTCGGACAATTTTTCGGCTTATCTTCATGGTGCCGTCAAAGGAATAGCAAACAGGCAGGCGCTTTTTTACTTTTTCTGCGCACTGTTTGTTTTTATTCTTTTATACGGCCCTTATTTGACGTTTCTGCCGATTCTTTTATCCCAAAGGTTTCAGGCTGAGCCGTTCAAGATTGGTCTGCTTTTTTCCGGGATGTCGATCTCGAATGCGATTACCTCTTCACAGACCGGCAGGCTGGCTGCTCGTTTCACCGAAAAAAAGTTGCTCACATTCTCTTTTCTTTTTTACGCTGCAGCCTTGTTCATCATCCCTTTTTTGCCCAGTTTCAAATGGATCATTCTCCCGATTGTCGTATACGGAATTGCCCAGGGTTTGGGCCTGCCGTCCCTGCAGACGCTGTTGACTGCAGCGGCACCGTTTGAGTACCGCGCGGCCTTTATGTCGCTTTATGGAACGGTGCTGCGCATCGGCCAGACGCTGGGGCCTGTCCTGGCCGGATTGTCCTATTCAGCCGGCGGAATACGCATGCCTTTTTGGTGCGGGGCCGTCTGTGCTGCAGCTGTCTTTATTGTTCTCGTATTGTCAAAAAAGCCTAAAATCCCTTTGTGGCGAAAAACCGGATAA
- a CDS encoding PatB family C-S lyase, translated as MERENIFDRLIDRRGTASLKWEKYPSQVLPMWVADMDFPSPPAVIQALIERARHGIYGYTLPPRDLPEVVMAWLHRRYGWQIEPDWLVWLPGLVCGLNIVCRAVGNAGDAVITLTPIYPPFLSAPQNQQRVLSTCQMHSTNGKSCIDFFQFERMLTPNTKLFLFCNPHNPTGRVFSREELERTAEVCLRHNLIICSDEVHCDLILDADKRHIPLASLDPEIARRTVTLMAPSKTFNLPGLGLSFAVISDLELRRQFKRAMEGIVPWPNLFGYTAALAAYRDGEEWLRELLIYLRGNRDLLVRRINAMPALSCYSPEATYLAWIDAQNLPVENPHDFFLRAGVGLSDGVDFGAPRFLRMNFGCPRKRLEEALQIMAAALNELQF; from the coding sequence ATGGAGCGCGAAAACATCTTTGACCGCTTGATCGATCGGCGCGGAACCGCCTCGTTGAAATGGGAAAAGTATCCTTCGCAGGTTTTGCCGATGTGGGTAGCGGACATGGATTTTCCGTCCCCGCCGGCCGTCATTCAGGCACTAATCGAGCGCGCTCGACACGGCATTTACGGCTACACCTTGCCGCCGCGGGATCTGCCGGAAGTCGTCATGGCCTGGCTGCATCGCCGTTATGGATGGCAAATCGAGCCCGACTGGCTGGTCTGGCTGCCCGGATTGGTATGCGGCCTGAATATCGTCTGCCGCGCGGTCGGCAACGCCGGCGATGCCGTCATTACGCTGACGCCCATTTATCCGCCCTTTCTTTCGGCTCCGCAAAATCAGCAGCGGGTTCTCAGCACATGTCAGATGCACTCGACGAACGGCAAATCGTGCATCGATTTCTTTCAGTTCGAACGAATGTTGACGCCGAATACAAAGCTTTTTCTCTTCTGCAATCCCCATAATCCCACCGGCAGAGTTTTTAGCCGAGAAGAGTTGGAACGGACGGCGGAAGTTTGCCTGCGGCATAATCTGATCATTTGCAGTGATGAGGTTCATTGTGATTTGATCTTGGATGCAGACAAGCGCCATATCCCTCTGGCATCACTCGATCCGGAAATCGCCCGGCGAACCGTCACTCTCATGGCGCCGAGCAAGACTTTTAATCTGCCCGGGCTCGGACTCTCTTTTGCCGTTATATCCGATCTTGAATTGCGGCGGCAGTTCAAGCGCGCCATGGAGGGCATCGTGCCTTGGCCGAACCTGTTCGGCTATACGGCTGCTCTTGCTGCTTATCGCGATGGAGAAGAATGGCTGCGAGAGCTCCTGATTTATCTTCGCGGCAATCGGGACCTGCTTGTTCGCCGTATCAACGCCATGCCCGCGCTTTCCTGTTATTCGCCTGAAGCAACCTATTTGGCGTGGATCGATGCTCAAAACCTGCCTGTCGAGAATCCGCACGATTTTTTCCTCAGAGCGGGAGTGGGGCTTTCAGACGGCGTCGACTTTGGTGCGCCGCGTTTTCTGAGAATGAACTTTGGCTGTCCGCGAAAACGGCTCGAGGAGGCTCTGCAGATCATGGCCGCGGCTCTGAACGAATTACAATTCTGA
- a CDS encoding Gfo/Idh/MocA family oxidoreductase has product MSDEKQEKKGGSIDRRDFLQGMATVPVLGLFGYALAQERRHIKKLKAAKAGKEEDKNVAELNVALLGAGAQGTVLLNAMLQLPGLRFRAVCDIWTEYNQRRALNLLKKYGHEANGYEDYREMLDKEKNLDAVVIATPDFWHSRQTVDCLEAGLHVYCEKEMSNTLEGAQAMVLAARRTGKLLQIGHQRRSHPRYIHSYEKIIKEAGLLGRIVTVNGQWNRSVQADLGWPAKYAIPEATLKKYGFKDMHQFCNWRWYKGLGGGPIVDLGSHQIDIYNWFLEAHPKAVIASGGTDYYSPATHEWYDTVMCIFEYETAKGRARAYYQTQTTNGSNGYYEMFMGDEGTLVISESDAGGKGGLVYRQPNAPTWDEWIQKGYVSAPRQIERAAGPALTDVRESASPDEHTIPIEFNDPYHKPHLRNFFNSIRGLEKLNCPAEVGYETAVCTLKVNEAIEAGRRLEFDPREFQI; this is encoded by the coding sequence ATGTCGGATGAAAAACAGGAAAAAAAAGGAGGGTCCATCGATCGTCGCGATTTCCTGCAGGGGATGGCGACGGTTCCGGTTCTGGGACTTTTCGGCTATGCTCTCGCTCAGGAACGGCGTCATATCAAAAAGCTGAAAGCAGCCAAAGCAGGAAAGGAAGAGGACAAGAACGTCGCTGAATTGAACGTGGCGCTGCTGGGTGCAGGTGCGCAGGGGACGGTCTTGTTGAACGCCATGCTGCAGCTTCCCGGCCTGCGGTTTCGTGCCGTATGTGACATCTGGACCGAATACAATCAGCGCCGTGCGCTGAATCTGTTAAAGAAGTACGGTCATGAAGCCAACGGCTATGAAGACTATCGCGAAATGCTGGACAAAGAAAAGAACCTCGATGCGGTAGTGATTGCCACGCCCGATTTTTGGCACAGCCGTCAAACCGTCGACTGTTTGGAAGCCGGGCTGCACGTCTATTGTGAGAAAGAAATGTCCAACACCCTCGAAGGCGCTCAAGCCATGGTGTTGGCGGCGCGTCGCACGGGCAAACTGCTCCAGATCGGCCATCAGCGCCGCAGCCATCCGCGTTACATTCACAGTTATGAAAAAATCATCAAAGAGGCGGGGTTGCTGGGCCGTATCGTGACCGTCAACGGGCAGTGGAACCGCTCGGTGCAGGCCGATTTGGGCTGGCCGGCCAAATATGCCATTCCCGAGGCGACGCTGAAAAAGTACGGCTTTAAAGACATGCACCAGTTCTGCAACTGGCGATGGTACAAAGGATTGGGCGGCGGCCCGATCGTGGATTTGGGCTCGCATCAGATCGACATCTACAACTGGTTCCTTGAAGCCCACCCCAAGGCAGTGATCGCCAGCGGCGGCACCGATTACTATTCACCGGCGACGCACGAGTGGTACGACACAGTTATGTGCATTTTCGAATATGAAACGGCCAAGGGGCGAGCCCGCGCCTACTATCAAACGCAAACCACCAACGGCAGCAACGGCTACTATGAGATGTTCATGGGCGATGAAGGGACGCTGGTCATTTCCGAATCCGATGCGGGCGGCAAGGGCGGCTTGGTCTATCGCCAGCCGAATGCGCCGACATGGGATGAGTGGATTCAGAAGGGTTATGTCAGCGCTCCGCGTCAAATCGAACGGGCAGCCGGACCGGCCCTGACCGACGTGCGCGAAAGCGCTTCGCCCGACGAGCACACCATTCCGATCGAGTTCAACGATCCCTATCACAAGCCGCATTTGCGCAACTTTTTCAATTCGATTCGCGGCTTGGAAAAGCTGAACTGTCCGGCGGAGGTCGGCTACGAAACCGCCGTCTGCACCCTCAAGGTCAACGAAGCCATCGAGGCCGGTCGGCGCTTAGAGTTCGATCCGCGCGAATTCCAGATTTAA
- a CDS encoding T9SS type A sorting domain-containing protein, with protein MKAKTVFVCMITALLAGRGAAVDMHLILRDGAVTAGCLDSIRSLTFVTDRTHALSILDRNGKIRAHELTRIAAIEFHEPETVVFSQELEKPSASILYQNYPNPFNSSTTITFTLPRTERIVLSLFNVQGRRVARLVDGSFSAGTHAVHWDGCDDKGQRLSSGVYFIELKSGSFMQCRKCLLVE; from the coding sequence ATGAAAGCCAAAACCGTGTTTGTCTGTATGATCACCGCTCTGCTTGCGGGTCGGGGCGCTGCCGTCGATATGCATCTGATCCTCCGCGACGGCGCCGTAACGGCCGGTTGCCTCGACAGCATCCGATCGTTAACCTTCGTCACGGATCGCACTCACGCCTTGAGCATTCTCGATCGCAATGGTAAAATACGCGCGCACGAGCTGACTCGGATTGCCGCAATCGAATTTCACGAACCCGAAACAGTGGTCTTTTCTCAAGAACTTGAAAAACCCTCGGCTTCTATTCTCTATCAGAATTATCCCAATCCGTTCAATTCCTCAACGACCATTACTTTTACGCTCCCAAGAACGGAACGGATTGTGCTGTCGCTTTTTAATGTGCAGGGGAGACGCGTTGCTCGACTTGTCGACGGCTCATTTTCCGCAGGAACCCACGCCGTACATTGGGACGGCTGTGATGATAAAGGCCAACGGCTAAGCTCGGGTGTTTATTTCATTGAGTTGAAGAGCGGCTCTTTTATGCAATGCAGAAAATGTCTGTTGGTTGAATAA
- a CDS encoding cation:proton antiporter, producing the protein MHFLDEEHILLFLLQLLILMGFARGLGELFRKWKQPALTAEILVGVMLGPTLLGRFLPEFQQMLFPPDAIQQSMLEAVAWLGVLFLLLETGIEIDFSIAWRQRGSAFIIALVDIVVPMIVAFAAVIFLPDRYMVAPDHRILFSLFMAVVMTISAMPVAARVLHDLGLLKAEIGFLVMSALAVNDIIGWVLFTIILGVFTSTSLSITPVLAVFLGTIGFAAAALTIGRRFSIKLFDALQVSQFPEPATSLTITVMLGLLFGVLTQKLGIHALFGFFIAGVVVGEAKSLSEQTRGIISQMVHALFVPLFFANIGLKIDFAANFDLPLVLLMCIVGIVGRYLGAWLGVTLTPVPRVNRHLIAIAHTPGGMMEIVVALLALEAGLITQQVFIAIVISAVFSSVTLGPWMASALSRRAAVSPAQFLVPEAVIANLHATTRSAALEQMASALSPQCGAAMQKCIIQTAMAREWEYGTAIGNGVAVPHVRIDGLRNPLLAFGRSPDGIDWDTPDGIPVRYVFLLVTPTATADLHVQILGAIARAMSSAENRRKIAEARNAKELFNVLTDMFAGKNRAR; encoded by the coding sequence GTGCACTTTTTGGATGAAGAACATATTCTTTTGTTCCTCCTGCAGCTGCTCATTCTAATGGGTTTCGCGCGCGGTTTGGGTGAACTGTTCCGCAAATGGAAACAGCCGGCTTTAACAGCAGAGATTCTGGTAGGTGTCATGCTCGGCCCGACTTTATTGGGACGTTTTTTGCCTGAATTTCAGCAAATGCTTTTTCCGCCGGACGCCATTCAGCAGAGCATGTTGGAGGCTGTGGCCTGGCTCGGCGTGCTCTTTTTGCTGCTCGAAACCGGCATCGAGATCGACTTTTCCATCGCTTGGCGGCAGCGCGGTAGCGCCTTTATCATCGCCTTGGTTGATATCGTCGTGCCTATGATTGTAGCCTTTGCCGCAGTAATTTTTCTTCCGGATCGCTATATGGTTGCTCCGGATCATCGCATTCTCTTTTCGCTGTTTATGGCCGTAGTCATGACCATTAGTGCCATGCCGGTGGCGGCGCGCGTTCTGCATGACCTTGGCCTTTTAAAAGCGGAGATAGGCTTTTTGGTTATGTCGGCGCTGGCGGTCAACGACATCATCGGCTGGGTGCTGTTTACCATTATTTTGGGTGTGTTTACCTCAACCTCACTGTCGATTACGCCGGTATTGGCGGTGTTTTTAGGTACAATCGGGTTTGCGGCGGCCGCCCTCACCATCGGTCGACGATTCTCGATCAAATTGTTCGATGCGCTCCAAGTCAGTCAGTTTCCCGAACCCGCGACTTCGCTGACCATCACAGTAATGCTCGGTTTGCTGTTCGGCGTTTTGACGCAGAAATTGGGCATCCATGCGTTGTTCGGCTTTTTCATTGCCGGCGTGGTTGTGGGCGAGGCCAAAAGCCTCTCCGAACAGACGCGCGGCATCATCTCGCAAATGGTTCATGCCTTGTTTGTGCCGCTCTTTTTCGCCAACATTGGACTTAAAATCGATTTTGCTGCGAATTTTGATCTTCCGCTGGTGTTGCTGATGTGCATAGTCGGCATCGTCGGGCGATACCTGGGCGCTTGGCTGGGCGTTACATTGACGCCCGTGCCGCGCGTAAACCGCCATTTGATCGCCATCGCTCACACACCCGGCGGCATGATGGAGATTGTGGTGGCTCTGCTGGCCTTGGAGGCTGGGCTGATCACCCAACAGGTGTTCATCGCTATTGTCATCAGCGCCGTTTTTTCGTCTGTAACTTTGGGACCATGGATGGCGAGCGCGCTCTCGCGCCGTGCTGCCGTATCGCCCGCGCAATTTTTGGTGCCGGAGGCCGTCATCGCCAACCTGCACGCAACAACACGTTCGGCTGCGCTGGAGCAGATGGCCTCAGCCTTGAGCCCTCAATGCGGCGCTGCAATGCAGAAGTGTATTATCCAAACCGCTATGGCGCGCGAATGGGAATACGGCACGGCCATCGGAAACGGCGTAGCCGTACCGCATGTGCGCATCGACGGGCTTAGGAATCCATTGCTGGCGTTTGGGCGCTCGCCGGACGGCATCGACTGGGATACCCCTGACGGCATCCCCGTCCGCTATGTTTTTTTGTTGGTAACACCAACCGCAACAGCCGACCTGCACGTGCAAATCCTCGGCGCCATTGCCCGCGCCATGAGTTCGGCAGAAAATCGGCGCAAAATAGCCGAGGCGCGCAATGCTAAAGAGCTATTCAATGTTTTGACAGATATGTTTGCGGGCAAAAACAGAGCCCGATAA